From the Synechococcus sp. HK01-R genome, one window contains:
- a CDS encoding VOC family protein — MVPVHRLGHVAIRVQDMTRAIAFYTDLGMRLVWRAEDWCYLEAGEGRDGLALLGPNYKAAGPHFAFHFKDRAAVDAVHARLKKDGVAVGGVHDHRDGTASFYLRDPEGNWLEMLYEPPEGIPSNQPEVAAEPS; from the coding sequence ATGGTTCCCGTCCATCGTCTCGGTCATGTCGCCATTCGCGTGCAGGACATGACCCGGGCGATTGCCTTTTATACGGATCTCGGCATGCGACTCGTCTGGCGGGCTGAGGACTGGTGCTACCTGGAAGCGGGCGAGGGCCGCGATGGTCTTGCCTTGCTCGGACCCAATTACAAGGCCGCCGGCCCCCACTTCGCCTTTCACTTCAAGGACCGTGCCGCTGTTGATGCCGTGCATGCCCGGCTCAAGAAGGATGGGGTGGCAGTCGGTGGTGTGCATGACCATCGCGATGGCACTGCTTCCTTCTATCTGCGCGACCCCGAGGGCAACTGGCTCGAAATGCTTTATGAGCCCCCGGAGGGAATTCCTTCGAATCAGCCTGAGGTTGCCGCTGAGCCCTCCTGA
- the hemB gene encoding porphobilinogen synthase: MDLPYRPRRLRRTPALRAMVRENSLQASDFIYPLFVHEGTEVEAIGAMPGAFRWSLEQLTGEVKRAWDLGIRCVVLFPKVAEGLKSEDGSESFNEHGLIPRAIRQLKQELPEMAIMTDVALDPYSCDGHDGIVSAEGVVLNDETIEQLCKQAVVQAEAGADLIGPSDMMDGRVGAIREALDDAGFEHVGIISYTAKYSSAYYGPFREALDSAPRPAGSKPIPTNKDTYQMDPANAREAITEAQLDEQEGADIMMVKPGLAYLDIIHRLRKESELPIAAYNVSGEYSMVKAAAERGWIDERAVVLETLLSFKRAGADLILTYHACDAAAWLQQD; encoded by the coding sequence ATGGATCTTCCCTATCGCCCCCGACGACTGCGCCGCACCCCGGCTCTGAGGGCCATGGTGCGCGAAAACAGTCTTCAGGCTTCGGATTTCATCTATCCGTTGTTTGTGCATGAAGGCACCGAGGTGGAGGCGATCGGGGCGATGCCAGGGGCGTTTCGCTGGAGCCTCGAGCAGCTCACCGGTGAAGTGAAGCGCGCCTGGGATCTGGGAATCCGCTGTGTGGTGCTGTTCCCGAAGGTGGCGGAAGGGCTGAAAAGTGAAGATGGCTCCGAGAGCTTCAACGAGCACGGCCTGATTCCCCGTGCCATCCGTCAGCTCAAGCAGGAGTTGCCAGAGATGGCAATCATGACCGATGTCGCGCTTGATCCCTATTCATGCGACGGCCATGACGGGATCGTCAGTGCTGAGGGGGTCGTGCTGAATGACGAAACGATCGAACAGCTCTGTAAGCAGGCGGTGGTGCAGGCTGAGGCGGGAGCCGATCTGATTGGCCCCAGCGACATGATGGATGGCCGCGTCGGAGCCATCCGGGAAGCGCTCGATGACGCCGGTTTCGAACACGTTGGCATCATCAGCTACACAGCCAAGTACTCATCGGCCTACTACGGCCCGTTCCGTGAGGCACTCGATTCCGCCCCACGCCCTGCCGGTAGCAAGCCGATTCCCACCAACAAGGACACCTATCAGATGGACCCGGCCAATGCCCGGGAGGCGATCACTGAGGCTCAGCTTGATGAGCAGGAAGGGGCCGACATCATGATGGTGAAGCCCGGGTTGGCGTACCTCGACATCATTCACCGGCTTCGGAAGGAATCGGAGCTGCCGATTGCCGCCTACAACGTCAGCGGCGAATACTCAATGGTGAAGGCGGCCGCTGAGCGCGGCTGGATCGATGAGCGGGCTGTGGTGCTCGAAACCCTTCTCAGCTTCAAGCGTGCCGGTGCCGATCTGATCCTCACTTATCACGCCTGTGATGCCGCCGCTTGGCTGCAGCAGGACTGA
- a CDS encoding multicopper oxidase domain-containing protein translates to MAAYSITTSQASVEEGGQLITTVHADGAPAGTIIHYALDTAIDQSVDSTDLAAGTIVGQATIQADGTAQIVHQLAEDWVADGDEYFKLNLYSDKPRGTLVYEGVQVLIKDTTNPIFVETERYQGEDTPFAITKWASPVTVPSLKLPEYIGNGVGPWGFNPAPSADRSGAPALYQDVDPTQELYGGMANEFFEYNISSDQRTTPYFSTDDPVYWYSQYEIANTQVVADGADQQIVTPIYGYDGTYPGTTFKTKVGQPVVVRHYNDLPPFEGINPEGFPQRESIHLHGGHNPSHSDGYSSNVVNPGMYRDYYYANTVPNGEDGQPDFSEAPSTMWYHDHGEDLTDLHVIQGMSGFWLSYDEFELDLVKNMVLPGWSNKDANGNPVEWDEAKFMSTNSKYDIALAISDRTFNADGSFFFDGSPVGDNIDGYLGDVAVINGKSYPFLVVEPTQTRLRMLGASTGRIYQLSIQDEAGTMQEHLRIGNDTWLNGEPLAMEEFTLSMAQRADVVMDFSKYEPGTVLYLVNTAEQQSGRGPVGKLNDLGDTGFSDRIMKIVVGEATPSTPTYNLTLDTPLREHHEITRDMVTRTRQFEFGRRGGMWVINQQAWEHERVDNAITLGNAEQWNLINGSGGWWHPIHIHLESHQVLTIEGREPGPDYWPEKQWKSDTTILGPNTTAEIVMHFRTFEGGFVFHCHNLNHEDSMMMYNFWTQLYDGFFQEGAYVTEEFSLSPDYFPLMHDPAHTPGIHDGPTNSIDPVTGIDHSTSADIAVGTTPTRPDGSGFHGTPIATDPAAAGGGHAGHTGHEGHLGQDVTIGTPSNLTADVMANFSNMLWGSEEDDVITPSADDNFWGDSFIHGGGGNDRINGYYGNDVLVGGTGDDYLDGGTGMDMAIYGTNVADLAFDLVGGELQISNDIDGTDILRSVEMLLTKDGVFHFAPGASDSNDVLSYSGKSRVVLFGGKGDDELNGNNWDDVLFVNAEGSLEENAANGRDLLDGGNHAERGDHAIIRGDAKTETYRIYAIASDDETSINASYREELKALYGDLSERTETVVLRAIGEVAQDQPLSAETFQLIAEISRVEEYTLNLGEASEADAVQRVQLFGDFSETDLLEDKITILSKSATDIDVTALISDHRVLLLGEHYEENTITGRRPQDQILYADCDDCPEHSAITIDFNEAENGEGIKIYTTDSPGAALRIESADSSDGDQPTTTYEALSDSLQDNLLLGGKLDYDGELDSDQSDDNYEISFDGASLKIKSRATGSAEFKGFEWVNFGDSESLANYHHEVGHEHDHGADAAEHNHDECVDGEACEEGAAAETVIAESLEADPAAAHDHEHDHGTDAAEHNHDECVDGEACEEGAAAETVIAESLEADPAAAHDHEHDHGTDAAAHNHDECVDGEACEEGAAAETVIAESLEADPAAAHDHEHDHGTDAAAHNHDECVDGEACEEGAAAETVIAESLEADPAAAHDHEHDHGTDAAAHNHDECVDGEACEEGAAGETVIAESLEADPAAVADHDHGTDAAAHDHADCAEGDAHDHADCCGGEDCEEGAAAAAHDHADCEHPDEQAGDPDGSASRFYYKEFAEKAIDLGLSLVKQPVFTGDSADEIVLRQFGNEAEQGSKFYLAITAESLRDSSINTLDFTVDLGQAFGDVFELKEENIFFTDDLNVQRRVEIHECHDGTQSIRFAGAGLESLGTGHSVSNRQVLAYVALEQRGDINDLIKAERSEDVYGFMNTENFSVPLSFSVDANIDSVVWQDQYSLRDLGGQYAMLNPDLEVVARSAQAELVAEGSFDLGTQREIRKYGEGEFSNLVRRGDTIMQSNTWQNNGEFTFTDMKLTSLSNSVADVSAQFSNGTDTLTELGWSPEVGQGEVAEITTTFQIIGEAGSVVDTHELGYKLEAYGDFMWDSTQIEQFQVKHLVTFQGDLNYDGRVGMKDLAALEAGARASSTPHDVDANFDGTIDIIDLSIIDADWNQTLHQGDQLFAGVSSKFSMMDLFEQNGRHWDSSAFAEQNAIESGVLHDASQGHERAFIDELEGSSGVMAAGLDQSVVSLIEEHNQQYALTTV, encoded by the coding sequence ATGGCCGCTTACTCAATTACGACCTCCCAGGCCTCAGTTGAGGAAGGTGGTCAGCTCATCACCACTGTTCACGCGGATGGCGCACCTGCAGGCACCATCATTCATTACGCGCTTGATACAGCCATCGATCAATCGGTCGACTCCACTGATCTCGCCGCTGGAACCATTGTCGGCCAGGCCACAATCCAGGCCGATGGAACCGCTCAAATTGTCCACCAGCTGGCAGAGGACTGGGTTGCTGATGGAGATGAGTACTTCAAGCTAAATCTTTACAGCGACAAGCCTCGCGGCACCCTGGTTTACGAAGGCGTTCAAGTTCTGATCAAGGACACAACGAACCCGATTTTTGTCGAAACCGAGCGATATCAGGGCGAAGATACTCCTTTTGCTATCACGAAATGGGCGTCACCGGTCACGGTACCCAGCCTGAAACTGCCTGAATATATCGGCAATGGCGTAGGGCCTTGGGGCTTCAATCCTGCTCCCTCAGCGGATAGAAGCGGGGCTCCTGCTCTGTATCAAGATGTTGATCCCACCCAAGAACTCTATGGCGGGATGGCAAATGAGTTCTTTGAATACAATATTTCCTCGGATCAGCGCACAACGCCATATTTCAGCACTGATGATCCTGTTTACTGGTATTCCCAGTATGAGATTGCAAATACCCAGGTTGTTGCCGATGGAGCAGATCAGCAGATCGTAACGCCGATTTACGGATACGATGGCACATACCCTGGCACAACATTTAAGACGAAGGTTGGCCAGCCGGTTGTGGTTCGCCACTACAACGATTTACCTCCATTTGAGGGCATTAATCCAGAGGGATTCCCCCAGCGCGAATCGATTCACCTGCATGGTGGCCATAACCCATCTCACTCAGATGGATACTCTTCAAATGTAGTTAATCCCGGAATGTATCGGGATTATTACTACGCCAATACAGTCCCGAATGGTGAGGATGGGCAGCCTGACTTCAGCGAGGCTCCATCCACCATGTGGTATCACGATCACGGTGAGGACCTGACAGACCTGCACGTGATCCAGGGTATGTCTGGATTCTGGCTGTCCTATGACGAGTTTGAGCTGGATCTCGTCAAGAACATGGTTCTGCCTGGTTGGTCCAATAAGGACGCCAATGGCAATCCTGTGGAGTGGGATGAAGCGAAGTTTATGTCGACAAACTCAAAATATGACATTGCACTGGCTATTTCCGATCGCACATTCAATGCAGATGGTTCTTTTTTCTTTGATGGTTCCCCTGTAGGTGACAATATTGACGGTTATCTTGGAGATGTAGCCGTTATCAACGGGAAGTCATACCCGTTCCTTGTGGTGGAGCCCACCCAAACCCGTTTGCGCATGCTTGGCGCATCCACCGGTCGCATCTATCAGCTCAGCATTCAAGATGAAGCCGGCACAATGCAAGAGCATTTGCGGATCGGCAACGATACCTGGCTGAACGGTGAACCATTGGCGATGGAAGAGTTCACCCTCTCCATGGCTCAGCGCGCTGATGTGGTGATGGACTTCAGCAAATACGAGCCAGGCACAGTTCTCTATTTGGTGAACACAGCTGAGCAGCAGTCAGGCCGTGGGCCGGTCGGAAAACTCAATGATCTAGGCGATACAGGGTTCTCCGATCGCATTATGAAGATTGTGGTTGGTGAAGCGACACCTTCCACGCCGACATACAACCTGACGCTAGACACCCCGTTACGCGAGCACCACGAGATCACTCGTGACATGGTGACACGCACTCGTCAGTTTGAATTCGGACGTCGGGGAGGCATGTGGGTGATCAACCAGCAGGCCTGGGAACATGAGCGAGTTGATAATGCAATCACGCTTGGCAATGCGGAACAGTGGAATCTGATTAATGGTTCCGGCGGTTGGTGGCATCCGATCCATATCCACCTGGAATCGCACCAGGTGTTGACGATTGAAGGACGAGAGCCCGGCCCTGATTACTGGCCTGAGAAGCAATGGAAGAGTGATACAACGATTCTAGGACCCAATACAACTGCGGAAATCGTTATGCATTTCCGCACCTTTGAAGGCGGCTTTGTGTTCCACTGCCACAACCTTAATCACGAAGATTCAATGATGATGTATAACTTCTGGACTCAGCTGTATGACGGCTTCTTCCAGGAGGGTGCATACGTAACAGAAGAATTCAGCCTTTCACCTGATTACTTCCCATTAATGCATGATCCAGCGCATACGCCTGGAATCCATGATGGGCCAACCAACTCCATCGATCCGGTTACGGGAATCGATCACAGCACGTCAGCTGACATCGCTGTAGGAACAACACCAACCCGGCCGGATGGTTCTGGCTTCCATGGCACTCCGATTGCTACTGATCCTGCTGCGGCGGGTGGCGGACATGCAGGGCATACAGGGCATGAGGGCCATCTCGGTCAGGATGTCACGATCGGGACCCCATCAAATCTGACGGCAGATGTGATGGCTAACTTCAGCAACATGCTCTGGGGTTCAGAAGAAGATGATGTGATCACCCCTAGCGCCGACGACAATTTCTGGGGTGATTCTTTCATCCATGGCGGCGGCGGTAACGACAGGATTAACGGTTACTACGGTAATGACGTTCTGGTTGGAGGTACTGGCGATGACTATCTCGACGGTGGCACCGGTATGGATATGGCCATCTACGGCACCAACGTCGCAGATCTAGCCTTTGACCTTGTGGGTGGTGAGCTGCAGATTTCAAATGATATCGATGGCACTGATATATTGCGCAGTGTAGAGATGTTGTTGACAAAAGATGGCGTCTTCCACTTTGCCCCTGGTGCATCGGATAGCAATGACGTCCTGAGCTACTCTGGTAAATCCCGTGTTGTCCTGTTTGGCGGCAAGGGTGACGATGAGCTGAATGGCAATAACTGGGATGATGTGCTGTTTGTGAATGCAGAAGGCTCACTTGAGGAGAATGCTGCAAATGGGCGGGATCTTCTTGATGGTGGAAACCACGCTGAGAGAGGCGATCACGCGATCATTCGTGGAGACGCCAAAACCGAGACCTACCGCATCTATGCAATCGCTTCTGATGATGAGACCTCTATCAATGCCTCTTACCGTGAGGAACTGAAAGCGCTGTACGGTGATTTGAGTGAGCGCACCGAGACTGTCGTTCTCAGGGCGATTGGAGAGGTTGCTCAAGATCAGCCACTCTCAGCCGAAACATTCCAGCTCATCGCCGAGATTTCTAGGGTTGAGGAATACACGCTGAACCTCGGTGAGGCTTCTGAGGCTGACGCCGTCCAGAGGGTTCAGCTCTTTGGAGACTTCAGTGAGACAGATCTGCTTGAGGACAAGATTACAATCCTCAGCAAGTCCGCCACAGACATCGATGTAACGGCGCTTATCTCCGATCATCGTGTTCTTCTCCTGGGTGAACATTACGAGGAGAACACCATCACAGGTAGGCGTCCACAGGATCAAATCCTGTATGCCGACTGCGATGACTGCCCTGAGCATAGTGCAATCACGATTGACTTTAACGAGGCAGAGAATGGAGAGGGCATCAAGATCTATACCACAGACTCTCCTGGTGCCGCTCTGCGCATTGAGTCTGCGGACAGCTCAGATGGTGATCAGCCAACGACAACTTACGAAGCTCTGAGCGACTCGCTGCAAGACAACCTGCTGCTTGGTGGAAAGCTTGATTACGACGGCGAGTTGGATTCTGATCAATCGGATGACAACTACGAAATCAGTTTCGATGGTGCAAGCCTTAAAATTAAGAGTCGCGCAACCGGCAGTGCTGAGTTCAAGGGTTTTGAATGGGTGAATTTCGGTGACTCGGAGTCCCTCGCGAATTACCACCACGAAGTCGGCCACGAGCACGACCACGGTGCGGATGCAGCAGAGCACAATCATGATGAATGTGTCGACGGTGAAGCATGCGAAGAGGGAGCTGCGGCTGAGACGGTAATCGCCGAATCACTCGAGGCAGATCCAGCGGCTGCACACGACCACGAGCACGACCACGGTACGGATGCAGCAGAGCACAATCATGATGAATGTGTCGACGGTGAAGCATGCGAAGAGGGAGCTGCGGCTGAGACGGTAATCGCCGAATCACTCGAGGCAGATCCAGCGGCTGCACACGACCACGAGCACGACCACGGTACGGATGCTGCAGCGCACAATCATGATGAATGTGTCGACGGTGAAGCATGCGAAGAGGGAGCTGCGGCTGAGACGGTAATCGCCGAATCACTCGAGGCAGATCCAGCGGCTGCACACGACCACGAGCACGATCACGGTACGGATGCTGCAGCGCACAATCATGATGAATGTGTCGACGGTGAAGCATGCGAAGAGGGAGCTGCGGCTGAGACGGTAATCGCCGAATCACTCGAGGCAGATCCAGCGGCTGCACACGACCACGAGCACGATCACGGTACGGATGCTGCAGCGCACAATCATGATGAATGTGTCGACGGTGAAGCATGCGAAGAGGGAGCTGCGGGTGAGACGGTAATCGCCGAATCACTCGAGGCAGATCCGGCCGCTGTAGCCGACCATGATCACGGTACGGACGCAGCCGCTCATGACCACGCCGATTGTGCCGAAGGTGACGCCCACGACCACGCAGACTGTTGCGGTGGTGAAGATTGCGAAGAGGGAGCTGCAGCTGCTGCTCACGATCACGCTGATTGTGAACATCCCGATGAGCAAGCTGGTGACCCCGATGGAAGTGCATCACGCTTCTACTACAAGGAATTTGCCGAGAAGGCAATTGACCTCGGCCTAAGTCTTGTCAAGCAGCCTGTCTTTACTGGTGATTCTGCTGATGAAATTGTCTTGCGCCAGTTCGGGAATGAGGCCGAGCAAGGTAGCAAGTTTTATCTAGCGATTACCGCTGAATCACTCCGTGACTCGAGCATCAACACTCTCGACTTCACGGTGGATCTGGGCCAGGCATTCGGTGACGTCTTTGAGCTAAAGGAAGAAAACATCTTCTTTACAGACGATCTGAATGTTCAGCGTCGTGTTGAGATTCACGAGTGTCACGACGGTACTCAGTCGATCCGTTTCGCTGGTGCTGGTCTCGAGTCTCTCGGTACTGGGCACTCGGTGTCGAATCGTCAGGTCCTTGCGTATGTTGCACTGGAACAGCGTGGCGACATTAATGATCTGATCAAGGCCGAGCGTTCAGAGGATGTCTATGGCTTCATGAACACGGAGAACTTCAGCGTTCCTCTGAGCTTCTCTGTTGATGCCAACATTGACAGTGTTGTCTGGCAAGACCAATACTCCCTGCGTGACCTTGGCGGCCAATATGCGATGCTCAATCCTGATCTTGAGGTCGTCGCCCGCTCTGCACAAGCTGAGCTGGTCGCTGAAGGTAGCTTTGATCTGGGAACACAGCGCGAGATTCGCAAATATGGCGAAGGAGAATTCTCCAACCTCGTGCGTCGTGGTGACACGATCATGCAGTCGAATACCTGGCAAAACAATGGTGAGTTCACCTTCACTGACATGAAGCTCACTTCACTCAGCAATTCTGTTGCTGACGTGAGTGCTCAGTTCAGCAACGGTACTGATACTCTTACTGAACTTGGCTGGAGCCCTGAGGTTGGCCAAGGCGAAGTGGCTGAGATCACAACAACGTTCCAAATCATTGGTGAAGCTGGTTCTGTTGTTGATACCCACGAGCTTGGCTACAAGCTTGAGGCCTATGGCGACTTCATGTGGGACTCCACTCAGATTGAGCAGTTCCAGGTGAAGCACCTGGTGACGTTCCAAGGTGACCTGAACTACGATGGTCGCGTTGGGATGAAGGATCTGGCTGCGCTAGAGGCTGGTGCTCGAGCTTCTAGTACCCCCCATGATGTGGATGCCAATTTCGACGGAACGATCGATATCATTGATTTGTCAATCATTGATGCTGATTGGAATCAGACTCTCCATCAGGGAGATCAGCTCTTTGCAGGAGTTTCTTCCAAGTTCAGCATGATGGATCTGTTTGAACAGAATGGTCGCCACTGGGATAGCAGTGCCTTTGCCGAGCAGAATGCGATCGAATCTGGTGTTCTACATGATGCCAGCCAAGGTCACGAACGTGCCTTCATCGACGAGCTGGAAGGCAGCTCGGGCGTGATGGCAGCTGGTCTTGATCAGTCAGTCGTTTCGCTGATTGAAGAGCACAACCAGCAATATGCTCTGACAACCGTTTGA
- a CDS encoding DnaJ C-terminal domain-containing protein, which yields MAGSGYRDYFKVLGVDRGADADAIKRAFRKLARQYHPDVNPGDQTAEAKFKEVSEAYEVLSDPEKRRRYEQFGQYWNQAGGMGSGPAGAGFDVDFGRYGNFDDFINDLLGRFGGGGGAGFAGASGFPGGGFPGGGFAGGGFPRGAQRQPVNLDAEATVKVSFSEAFRGGERTLSVNDERVQVRIPAGVKNGSRLRLKGKGNLQPGTGRRGDLYLNLEVQAHPVWRLDGDQLRADLPVAVDELALGGSVTVMTPDGEADVAIPAGTAPGRSLRLKGKGWPQKSGRGDLLLTLTLQWPDAWSEQEKRLFEQWREARAQDPRRDWLQSARL from the coding sequence ATGGCCGGCAGTGGTTACCGCGATTACTTCAAAGTGCTCGGGGTCGACCGCGGTGCTGATGCCGATGCGATCAAACGCGCCTTCCGGAAGCTGGCCCGGCAGTACCACCCGGATGTGAATCCCGGCGATCAGACAGCCGAGGCCAAGTTCAAAGAGGTGAGCGAGGCCTACGAAGTGCTGTCCGATCCGGAGAAGCGCCGGCGCTATGAACAGTTCGGCCAGTACTGGAATCAGGCTGGCGGCATGGGCAGTGGCCCAGCTGGAGCCGGCTTTGATGTGGATTTCGGCCGCTACGGAAATTTCGATGATTTCATCAACGATCTGCTGGGGCGGTTCGGGGGTGGGGGTGGTGCTGGCTTCGCGGGTGCTTCCGGTTTCCCAGGAGGCGGTTTTCCTGGAGGTGGTTTCGCAGGAGGTGGTTTCCCCAGGGGCGCACAGCGACAGCCCGTGAACCTCGATGCAGAAGCCACCGTCAAGGTCAGCTTCTCCGAAGCCTTCCGCGGTGGAGAGCGCACTCTCTCCGTCAATGATGAACGGGTGCAGGTGCGAATCCCTGCTGGGGTGAAAAATGGCTCCAGGCTCCGCCTCAAGGGCAAAGGCAACCTGCAGCCGGGTACGGGGCGTCGCGGCGATCTCTATCTGAATCTTGAGGTGCAGGCCCATCCCGTGTGGCGCCTCGATGGTGATCAGCTGCGCGCGGATCTGCCCGTTGCTGTCGATGAACTCGCCCTGGGTGGCAGCGTCACCGTGATGACCCCTGACGGCGAAGCCGATGTGGCCATTCCTGCGGGAACAGCCCCTGGCCGCAGCCTTCGCCTGAAAGGCAAGGGTTGGCCCCAGAAGTCCGGTCGCGGTGATCTGCTGCTCACCCTCACGCTCCAGTGGCCGGATGCCTGGTCGGAGCAGGAGAAGCGGCTGTTCGAGCAGTGGCGCGAGGCACGTGCACAGGATCCCCGTCGCGACTGGCTTCAGTCGGCTCGCCTCTGA
- a CDS encoding SulP family inorganic anion transporter produces MATWFPGRILHGFNQRHWRGDLLGGLTAAVVALPLALAFGNAALGPGGAIYGLYGAIVTGCLAALFGGTPAQVSGPTGPMSVTVAGIVGTLAAVGISRDLSGGQVLPLVMAAVVIGGLLQILFGLLRLGRYITLVPYSVVSGFMSGIGVIILLLQIGPLLGITSGGGVVNALRMVAGNWHPNPASLGIGCCTLLVVFCTPASIRRWLPPPLLALLLITPLSLLLFGSEQLPRIGAIPEGGLQLNVPNWSEHLPVLVRAGLVLAVLGSIDSLLTSLVADNLSGTRHRSDKELIGQGIANAVAGLLSGLPGAGATMRTVINIKSGGRTPLAGMVHSLVLLVLLLGAGPLAEGIPTALLAGILIKVGLDIIDWGFLFRAHRLSRKTAVVMWGVLVLTVFWDLIGAVLVGMFVANLLTIENLSEHQLAGMESGPEASGNLPPEEQALLNRCGDAVMLFRLQGPLSFGAAKGISERMMLVREYRMLILDISEVPHVGVTASLAIERMVDEARNHHRDVLVAGASGKVRERLNQFGIDALVPTRREALEQALAHLGGDNATFS; encoded by the coding sequence ATGGCCACATGGTTTCCAGGTCGGATTCTGCATGGCTTCAATCAACGCCACTGGCGTGGGGATCTGCTGGGGGGGCTGACTGCAGCGGTGGTTGCCTTGCCCCTAGCCCTGGCCTTCGGCAATGCGGCGCTGGGCCCAGGAGGCGCGATTTACGGTCTTTACGGAGCCATCGTCACAGGGTGTCTAGCGGCGCTGTTCGGCGGCACCCCTGCACAGGTGAGCGGTCCGACCGGGCCCATGAGCGTGACCGTGGCCGGGATTGTGGGCACCCTTGCTGCCGTAGGAATCTCGCGTGACCTAAGCGGCGGGCAAGTCCTGCCCCTGGTGATGGCCGCGGTGGTGATCGGTGGACTGCTGCAAATCCTGTTCGGCCTGCTGCGCCTAGGGCGGTACATCACGCTGGTGCCCTACTCGGTGGTCTCGGGATTCATGTCGGGCATCGGCGTGATCATCCTGCTGCTCCAGATCGGCCCGCTTCTTGGCATCACCAGTGGCGGGGGTGTGGTGAATGCCCTGCGGATGGTGGCCGGCAACTGGCATCCGAATCCGGCTTCTCTAGGCATCGGTTGCTGCACGTTGCTGGTGGTGTTCTGCACTCCGGCCTCCATCCGTCGCTGGCTGCCCCCACCACTTTTGGCGCTGCTGTTGATCACGCCGCTATCGCTGCTGCTCTTCGGCTCGGAACAATTGCCGAGGATCGGGGCGATCCCAGAGGGAGGCCTACAACTGAACGTGCCCAACTGGAGCGAACATCTCCCTGTGCTCGTGAGGGCAGGGCTGGTGCTGGCAGTGCTCGGCTCCATCGACTCGCTTCTGACCTCACTGGTGGCCGACAACCTGAGCGGAACGCGTCACCGTTCGGACAAGGAGCTGATCGGTCAAGGCATCGCCAACGCCGTAGCAGGCCTACTCAGCGGCCTGCCAGGAGCCGGGGCGACCATGCGCACGGTGATCAACATCAAATCCGGGGGCCGCACACCCCTTGCGGGGATGGTGCACTCACTGGTGCTGTTGGTGCTGCTGCTTGGGGCCGGCCCCTTGGCGGAAGGAATTCCCACTGCGTTACTCGCAGGAATTCTGATCAAGGTGGGGCTCGACATCATCGACTGGGGATTCCTATTCAGAGCCCATCGGTTGTCTCGCAAAACCGCGGTGGTGATGTGGGGCGTCTTGGTCCTCACCGTGTTTTGGGATCTGATCGGGGCCGTGCTGGTGGGCATGTTCGTGGCCAACCTGCTGACGATTGAAAATCTGAGCGAGCACCAACTGGCAGGGATGGAGAGCGGGCCAGAGGCCAGCGGCAACCTTCCCCCCGAGGAGCAGGCCCTCCTCAACCGTTGCGGTGATGCCGTGATGCTGTTTCGCCTGCAGGGCCCTCTCAGCTTTGGAGCCGCCAAGGGCATCAGCGAGCGGATGATGCTTGTTCGTGAGTACAGGATGCTGATTCTCGATATCAGCGAGGTCCCTCATGTGGGGGTCACGGCCAGCCTGGCAATCGAGCGCATGGTGGATGAAGCCCGCAACCACCATCGGGACGTGTTGGTAGCCGGCGCCTCTGGCAAGGTGCGCGAGCGGCTGAACCAGTTCGGGATCGATGCGTTGGTGCCGACCCGCAGGGAAGCGCTCGAGCAAGCACTGGCCCATCTGGGCGGGGATAACGCAACCTTTAGCTGA
- a CDS encoding Nif11-like leader peptide family natural product precursor has translation MSQQNLDRFLKQASADPALTDKVKAARSAEELIQVAADHGHELHHATVVRHNLHNMAGMSDQEITELGNKIFEQNFGDVFIGRFI, from the coding sequence ATGAGCCAGCAGAATCTGGATCGATTCCTCAAGCAAGCCTCCGCCGATCCCGCCCTCACCGACAAGGTGAAAGCAGCCCGTTCGGCGGAGGAGCTGATCCAGGTGGCCGCCGACCACGGCCATGAGCTTCACCACGCCACGGTGGTGCGCCACAACCTGCACAACATGGCCGGCATGAGTGATCAGGAGATCACCGAGCTAGGCAACAAAATCTTCGAACAGAATTTCGGCGACGTGTTCATCGGCCGCTTCATCTGA